The genome window GTGTTCATCAACCACCCGACCAAGGTCGAGGCGGACCTGCCATTCGGTGGGGTCCGGCGCTCGGGCTACGGACGTGAGCTTCTGGGCCTCGGCCTCAAGGAGTTCGTCAATCACAAACTCATTGACATCGTCGATATCGACGCCCGGTTCTGAAGAGGCTGTCATGGACAAGAGCATGAAGGCGGCAGTCGTCCGCGAATTCGGAAAACCGCTCGTTTTGGAAGAAGTTCCGGTGCCCAGGCCGGGTGCGGGACAAATTCTCGTCAAGATCGCAGCGACTGGTGTCTGCCACACCGATCTGCATGCCGCCGACGGCGATTGGCCGGTCAAGCCGAAACCACCCTTTATTCCCGGTCATGAGGGCGTGGGGCACGTCGTGGCGGTTGGTTCCGGCGTCAGGCATGTCAAGGAAGGCGACCGCGTTGGCGTTCCCTGGCTTTACACCGCCTGTGGCCATTGCAAGCACTGCCTCGGGGGCTGGGAAACGCTCTGTGAGGAACAGCAGAATACGGGGTATTCCGTCAACGGCAGCTTTGCTGAATATGTCGTCGCGGACCCGAACTTTGTCGGACATCTGCCGGAGAACGTCTCCTTCGTCGATATCGCGCCCATCCTTTGCGCAGGCGTCACTGTCTACAAGGGGCTCAAAGTGACCGACACCAAGCCTGGCGACTGGGTGGTGATTTCGGGGATCGGCGGGCTTGGCCATCTCGCTGTGCAATATGCGAAGGCCATGGGCCTGAATGTCATCGCCGTCGATATCGACGATGCCAAGCTCGACCTTGCCAAAAGGTTGGGCGCATCGCTCGCCGTCAATGCCAAAAAGGCCGATCCGGTCGCCTTCGTCAAGAAGGAGGCCCGTGGAGTCCAGGGCGTGCTCGTCACCGCTGTTTCGCCGAAGGCGTTCGAACAGGCACTTCATATGGTCGATCGTGGCGGCACGGTCTCGCTCAACGGTCTGCCGCCGGGCGACTTCCCCCTGTCGATCTTCGACACTGTTCTGAACGGAACAACTGTGCGCGGCTCGATCGTCGGCACACGGCTCGATCTCCAGGAAGCCCTCGACTTCGCTGGCGACGGCAAGGTCAAGGCGACGATCTCGACCG of Granulibacter bethesdensis contains these proteins:
- the adhP gene encoding alcohol dehydrogenase AdhP; its protein translation is MDKSMKAAVVREFGKPLVLEEVPVPRPGAGQILVKIAATGVCHTDLHAADGDWPVKPKPPFIPGHEGVGHVVAVGSGVRHVKEGDRVGVPWLYTACGHCKHCLGGWETLCEEQQNTGYSVNGSFAEYVVADPNFVGHLPENVSFVDIAPILCAGVTVYKGLKVTDTKPGDWVVISGIGGLGHLAVQYAKAMGLNVIAVDIDDAKLDLAKRLGASLAVNAKKADPVAFVKKEARGVQGVLVTAVSPKAFEQALHMVDRGGTVSLNGLPPGDFPLSIFDTVLNGTTVRGSIVGTRLDLQEALDFAGDGKVKATISTERLENINDIFARMHEGDIQGRVVIDFEK